One Methanoculleus sp. SDB genomic window carries:
- a CDS encoding DNA-directed RNA polymerase subunit M has product MMFCPHCKSLMVSTGGQLKCRKCGYLREMEGNDERLKKTRLRSEKVLTIVDSDEHIATLPTTNVKCPECGHNTAEWWLRQLRSADESEVRFFRCTKCRHTWREYD; this is encoded by the coding sequence ATGATGTTCTGCCCGCATTGCAAAAGCCTGATGGTCTCCACGGGGGGCCAGCTGAAGTGCAGAAAATGTGGCTATTTACGGGAAATGGAAGGGAATGACGAAAGATTGAAGAAGACAAGACTGCGGAGTGAAAAGGTTCTCACCATCGTCGACAGCGACGAACATATTGCCACTCTGCCGACGACCAACGTAAAGTGTCCGGAGTGCGGCCACAACACCGCCGAATGGTGGCTCAGACAACTCAGGTCTGCGGATGAGAGCGAGGTCCGGTTTTTCCGCTGCACGAAATGCCGGCACACGTGGCGTGAATACGATTGA